One window of the Camarhynchus parvulus chromosome 2, STF_HiC, whole genome shotgun sequence genome contains the following:
- the CLPTM1L gene encoding cleft lip and palate transmembrane protein 1-like protein: MLSRSSFTSLVVGVFAVYVAHTCWVMYGIVYTRPCPAAADGAAGGCVWPYLARRPKLQLSVYTTTRSSIGAESNIDLVLNVEDFDIESKFERTVNVSVPKKTRNNGTLYAFVFLHHAGILPWHDGKQVHIVSPLTTYMIPKPEEINLLTGESATQQIEAEKQPNALDEPVSHWRSRLTLNVMVEDFVFDGSSLPADVHRYMKMVQLGKTVHYLPILFIDQLSNRVKDLMVINRSTTELPLTVSYDKISLGKLRFWIHMQDAVYSLQQFGFSEKDADEVKGIFVDTNLYFLALTFFVAAFHLLFDFLAFKNDISFWKKKRSMIGMSTKAVLWRCFSTVVIFLFLLDEQTSLLVLIPAGVGAVIELWKVKKALKMTIRWQGLRPKFQFGAYNDSEKKTEEYDAQAMKYLSYLLYPLCIGGAGYSLLNVKYKSWYSWLINSFVNGVYAFGFLFMLPQLFVNYKMKSVAHLPWKAFTYKAFNTFIDDIFAFIITMPTSHRLACFRDDVVFLVYLYQRWLYPVDKSRVNEYGESYEEKLKKKAHRE; encoded by the exons ATGCTGAGCCGCAGCTCCTTCACCAGCCTGGTGGTGGGCGTGTTCGCCGTGTACGTGGCGCACACCTGCTGGGTCATGTACGGCATCGTCTACACGCGGCCCTGCCCGGCGGCGGCGGACGGCGCGGCCGGGGGATGCGTCTGGCCCTACTTGGCTCGGAGGCCCAAGCTTCAG TTAAGCGTGTACACTACCACCCGGTCAAGCATTGGTGCAGAGAGTAATATAGATCTCGTGTTGAACGTGGAGGATTTTGATATTGAGTCCAAATTTGAAAG gaCAGTGAATGTCTCTGTACCAAAGAAAACCCGAAATAATGGCACATTATATGCGTTTGTATTTCTTCACCATGCTGGCATTTTGCCTTGGCATGATGGTAAGCAGGTGCATATAGTAAGCCCTCTGACCACATACATGATCCCCAAACCAGAAGAGATTAATTTGCTCACTGGTGAATCAGCCACACAG caaattgaagcagaaaagcagcccAATGCCCTGGATGAACCGGTCTCTCACTGGAGGTCAAGACTAACCTTAAATGTCATGGTGGAAGATTTTGTGTTTGATGGATCATCGCTCCCTGCTGATGTTCACCGCTACATGAAAAT GGTTCAGTTGGGGAAGACAGTGCATTACCTTCCAATATTATTTATTGATCAGCTAAGCAACAGAGTGAAAGATTTGATG GTTATAAATCGTTCAACAACAGAGCTACCTCTTACAGTATCTTATGACAAAATATCTCTTGGGAAACTCCGATTTTGGATCCACATGCAGGATGCTGTGTACTCCCTCCAGCAATTTG GGTTTTCAGAAAAGGATGCAGATGAAGTAAAGGGAATTTTTGTTGATACTAACTTGTACTTTCTGGCTTTGACATTCTTCGTAGCAGCATTCCAT CTTCTCTTTGATTtccttgcatttaaaaatgacatcagtttttggaagaaaaagaggagcaTGATTGGGATGTCTACAAAAGCAG TGCTTTGGCGGTGCTTTAGTACTGTggtaatatttcttttccttttggatgAACAAACAAGTTTATTGGTACTGATCCCAGCAGGCGTTGGTGCAGTGATTGAG CTGTGGAAGGTGAAGAAGGCCTTGAAAATGACAATCAGGTGGCAAGGTTTGAGACCCAAATTTCAG TTTGGTGCATACAATGactctgaaaagaaaactgaggaaTATGATGCCCAG GCCATGAAATACTTGTCGTATTTGCTCTATCCACTGTGTATCGGAGGTGCAGGTTACTCCTTGCTGAATGTCAAATATAAAAG CTGGTATTCCTGGTTGATTAACAGTTTTGTCAATG GAGTGTATGCTTTTGGATTCCTGTTTATGCTGCCCCAACTATTTGTAAATTACAAG atGAAATCTGTTGCACACTTACCATGGAAGGCTTTCACATACAAA GCATTCAACACCTTTATCGATgatatatttgcttttatcaTCACTATGCCAACATCTCATAGGCTGGCATGCTTTAGAGATGATGTTGTGTTCCTGGTCTATCTCTACCAAAGATG GCTTTATCCTGTGGATAAGAGCAGAGTAAATGAGTATGGAGAATCTTAtgaagaaaagttaaaaaaaaaagctcatagAGAATAA